Below is a window of Garra rufa chromosome 24, GarRuf1.0, whole genome shotgun sequence DNA.
agggggtgagtcaattatctgtaaagttttgttctggaagtgaatttctcctttaaacATGTGGTTTAAAACATGCAGATGTCTATTTATTGATCATTGGGATTGGGATGTGTTTACCGTGTGAACAAAGAAGGTTTTGAAGTTCTTCGCTTCGGGCCGTAGTTCAGGTGACCAAGGAATCTCCCCTTTCAGAACTTTATTGACCGGATCCACGTAGTACAAGTGAGGACCCTCAGTCAGTAGCAACTGCCTCCTCCGTGCAAACAGACCCTACAGACGTAGACAAAACACTATGAAACAAACACACTACTAAAGTAAGATCACAAAACTGATCGTTTTGGTCCTGGATGTTGATTGATCAAGATGTGTACGATTCACTACAAAGAATAAATTCATAAGAGTTGGGAATTAGACTACACTTGTCGTGCTGTGTGATTTGATTTGCTAAAAATAACCAAATCATATGAGTCATTTGTTTCGGGAACTGGGAGGAATATTATGATCATGCGGTGTGGTTTTAAATTAAATAGGAATAAAATACTCTTGTCCCATGGTTTTTATTTACTGAGAAGTACTAAATCGTAAGAGGCATTCTTTCAGGAGTTGGTGAAACTACATTGGTTGTTCTGTATGGTTTGGATTCCTTAAACGAATCAATTCATAAGAGTCAGGAAGTGGATAGAACACTGTGATAACTAAAAGAAACCAGATCTTAGGAATCAGGAATTGAACAGACTACACTGGTTTGCTTTATAGTTTTGATTCACTCAAAAGAACTAAATCATTCATTCTGGAGTTTTGATTGACTTAAAAGAACCAAATCATTAGAATCATTCACTAGGGAATTTGATGAACTGCACCAGAAacatggttttgattcactaaaaagaactgaatcTTTCGAGTCGTTCAGTCGGACTACACTGCTTGTGCTGTATAGTCGAGATTTGCTAAAAAGAATCAAACCATAAGAGTCATTAGTTCAGAAATTGGTTAGACTTCATTGGTTGTTTtgtatggttttgattcacttaaaTGAACCAAATAATAGAAGTCATTAATTTTGGGATGTGGATGGACAACACTGGTCATGCTGTGGAGTTTTGAATCACTAAAACAAATTAATTCATAAAAGTCAGGAACTGGACAGAACACTGTGATCATCATGATTGACTAAAACGAACCAAATCTTAAAAGAGTCAGGAATTGGTCTACACTGGTTTGCTGTATAGTTTTGATTCACTTTAATGAAATAATCATTCATTTCAGAGTTGAAAAGATCTGAATCATAAAAGCCAtttaatcagactacactggtcgtGAAATATGGTTTAAATTTGCTCAAAAGAATCAACCCATAAGAGTCATTCGTTCAAGAATTGGTTGGAAGGCACTGGTTGTTCTAAATTGTTTTGCTTCACTTAAAAGAACCAAATCATAGGAGTCATTGATTTGGGAATTGGATAGACTACACTGGTCATGCTGTGGAGTTTTGATTTACTTAAAAGAACtaaatcattcattcaggagATAATTGGACTAGACTGATCACACGGTTTTGACTAAAAAGAACTAAATCATAAGAATCATTCAGTTGGACTACAATGGTTGTGCTGTATGATTTTAATTCACTAAAGAATTAAACCATAAGAATTATTCACTAGGGAATTGGATGGAATAGTCAGGATGCAAGGTTTTGATTAACTACAAAGAACTAAATCACAATAGTCATTTATCCAGGAATTGGTGCTGTATAGTTTTACCTCACTAAAAACAATTAACAAAATGTAATTTGCCTGGAAATCATTTGGAATACTCCCACCATTCTGATTGAATTTGTGAACTGTATGGATTACACTGGtcatggttttgattcactaaaaagaaccaaattataagagtcatttgttcgagAATTGAATCTAAATCTAGCTGATTACACACTAGTACAGATTACCAGCATTAACTCACTTTGCGTTTGTCCACTGGGCCCATTTTTAAGATAAGGTTATTCTCCACAAACTGGTGCCTGTTTGAAACAAATAGACAGAATGCTTACAAAAAGCACACAAGGATATCAAATCATATAAAAagattgtgtgtttgtgtaccaTGGGTTTGCAGCTCCCTGCTTATCCAGTAGGATGCGTTTCTCCTCTTCGCTGTACTGCATGTCGAGCTCCATGCTATTACTGTCCAGCTCATGAATATGTATAAACTGATCCACACTAGGGGAGGGGTTATATGTAGGTTGACTTGTCTCTCCTGTGAAGGGAACTAAAGGCGCGTGGCCAGGCTGTGCCACCTGCATACAACTGAACTGGCTCAGGAGATCATCATACTGAAAACGAATGAGAAACGCAAATTAAGAATTATCTAGATTTCATATCTTCTGTAGAAAATAATTCAGTTGTTTGTGTCAACTCACATTTCCATAGCAGTCCTCATCATCCTCAGACATTGCAGGCAGATACGCCGTTAGTTTAGGTGGAGTCTGGAGATGGATATCATCCCAGCCAACTGTCTCAAAGAAAGGGTGGGACTTAAGCGGTCCATAGCCGCCCATTTCCTCACAGCCAATCCGCTTGCACGGATCCAGTGACTGTGAAAACAAGACACCAATGAGTGCACAGCAGATCCACGCCTACACCATAAACAAACATTTAGGATTGAATAATGCTGACCAGAAGTTGCTCCACAAGGTCCTTAGCTTTGGGGAAAAATTTCTCAGGAAACTCGTACTCGAGTTTTATAATCTTCTGGAATATCAGATACTCATTCCTGTGATGGATTACAAGAAAACAATGATTAGTGATTGGAGGCTTAAGCTTTAGCATGGACAGGGTAGATGTTAGAGATGGGTCATGATTGATCAATAACCAACTAGAAAATTAGTGAGATTAATGAGTGTTCTGTACTGACCAAATGCATTGTAAATACTGTACACACTTAAAAAgaagtgcattttttttaattaattgcaattacactatgtttgccattttttttttctttatataatttatgtacaGGTTTGGGTGAGtgcaatgtttttgtttttttaaagaaatcattattttttatacagcaaaaacattaaattgataaaaaagtgaaagcaaaaacattacaaaagatttgtgtttgaaataaatgctgttcttttgacatttctattcatcaaagaatcacagtgtccacaaaaatatgaagcagcacaacagcatcaaatcagcatattaaaatgatttctgaaggatcttgtgatgccaaagactggaataatgagactgaaaattcagctttgatcacaggaataaaatatatttaaaaaaatgctcaaatagaagagttattttcaattgtaataattttttaatactGAAATACAGCCTTGGCGAGTAGAAGatacttatttgaaaaataactaaataaacgaAATTGAGTTGTTTTGCACTATTTTTTATGCTGCAACGGCTTTGACTAAATATTTCCATTTTGATAAAACACTTTCAACATggtttaatttgttaaaattattGCATTAGCTAATACAAACAACAATAAACAAGCATTTATTACGTACATGCATATTTAACATTAAGTTGTATTAAATGCcattaacaaaatataaaatgaaattccaggactttaagCACTACTTTTTGATTTTCAAACATTTCAATCACAGATCTCACTTATTGAACAATGTCttttatttcaaattctaaaaaagaaagaaataataatatactaataaaaaaaaaaaaattgtaaagcacatacaatgtattactactaaagtattacaaagtatattacacttttactatagtaaaaccaagGTTAATTTTTAAGGGATTTGTCTTTGTGTATTCtttctttgctttgtttttataactgtactgccttaatggtctgatgttttctactgtttaagaaaaaaacaaatcagaaaAATAGATTCGCGAAATTGCTCAGATGATTCGCCATCCGTGATTTAAGATTCAGGAACCCGCTCTGATgttccgaactaaatcaaatgatttcagATCTGTGCTCCAAAGTTCCAGTCTAAAGCAAAACATTTCTGAACCTGCTGCGAAATCCTGATCTAAACAATGATTCGTGAACCTTCATTTCAGATTAGGACTCGaagcgaatcatttgacttagatcggaactttgcattTCGTGAATCACtttatttagatcgggacttcaaatcgtgtatcattaatcatttgatttgaatcattcaattcacgaaatgattcacaaacccattttGATCTGAAACAAGTGATTTGTGAtctgcaaagttccaatctaaatcaatttTGCATCATTTTGAATCATTGGAGATTCAAAAAGCTGTTACACCCATCACTACTGTTATTGTTATTGATCAAATTAAATACGTATTTCATCGATACATCgcctttcaataattcaagcacttttcaagtacctcttcatgAATATTGCTATTTAAAgggttttaaataattttaaagtcAATTTAACATTACATAAAGCGAACCTCTAATTCTATGTTGCTCATCTAATTATTATGAACACAAGAATGCGTCTATGTAAACACACCATGAAATCTGAAACCAGTCTAATTATACAGAGCTCAATTAATTTAGTAGTTCAACGAGTCCATTTTAAACCAATAACTGGTTTTACACATCTGAAAGTATACTCACCCAGCTCTGAATGGCGGCAAACCAGCAACAAGCTGGTAGATGATGCAGCCTAATGCCCAGAGGTCCGAACTGCAAGACAAATACGCAAGAACCTTTAACAAAAAACCTCAAATAAACCCCTTCTTGCTTAGGTATTGCACATAATGTCTCCTGCATTCAAAGACAAACCACTAAATAAACACAGCAACAAACAGCATCTTTGAATTAGGCCCGGTTCATTACCGATGAAAGCATTACAACTGCACACCATGAAATATTCATCAGCCGTGTTTACCTCTTGCAGGCAGATTTCTCAGTCAGTAATTCAGGAGAGACGTACTGAGCCGTACCAACAAATGAGTTTGCTCTTGCTGCGGGGGAAACATCAGAATGACAATATCATTAGTAAAAGCCCTATCATGAGAGGATACTTCAGTATGAATGTTTACACTGTCAGAGGATGATTGTTATGCGGTGTACGTGTGTTTACCCTGTTTGCTGTCAGAGGACAGTTGTTTGGCCGTGCCAAAGTCTGTTATTTGAATGTGCATCTCCTCGCTGAGCAGAATATTCTCCGGCTTCAGATCTCTGTAGAACACAATAACACAAATAACTCAAGGTCAAAAACTGACAAATAAAATGATTGCTACAGGCACCTTAAAGACAAACCTACTGACCTGTGGATGATGCCCTTCTGATGCAAGTACTCAAGAGCACAAACTATCTCAGCCGAGTAGAAACGCGTGCAGGTCTCGTCAAACGAGCCTATTTTTCGAATGTATTTCAGCAGTTCGCCATTTTTAGCGTAGCTCAATCCAAAATCTGATCATTCATTCAGGAAACATTCGAAAGGTGAAACACATTAGAAAGGTTTTGTTTAGTTAATTGTTAAGACATTGTTAAGTTAATTGTTAAGACAATTAACTGGTCAACATTAAGATTATTGCTATTGAACGTAGCAA
It encodes the following:
- the pdpk1b gene encoding 3-phosphoinositide-dependent protein kinase 1, which encodes MARATSQIYDVASLHSSVLISCPSMVRGQQDTPRLHGNSMEGQAPPPQPTQPRKKRPEDFRFGKILGEGSFSTVVLAKEHSTGKEYAIKILEKRHIMKENKAQYVKRERDIMSHLDHSFFVKLYFTFQDEEKLYFGLSYAKNGELLKYIRKIGSFDETCTRFYSAEIVCALEYLHQKGIIHRDLKPENILLSEEMHIQITDFGTAKQLSSDSKQARANSFVGTAQYVSPELLTEKSACKSSDLWALGCIIYQLVAGLPPFRAGNEYLIFQKIIKLEYEFPEKFFPKAKDLVEQLLSLDPCKRIGCEEMGGYGPLKSHPFFETVGWDDIHLQTPPKLTAYLPAMSEDDEDCYGNYDDLLSQFSCMQVAQPGHAPLVPFTGETSQPTYNPSPSVDQFIHIHELDSNSMELDMQYSEEEKRILLDKQGAANPWHQFVENNLILKMGPVDKRKGLFARRRQLLLTEGPHLYYVDPVNKVLKGEIPWSPELRPEAKNFKTFFVHTPNRTYYLMDPSGNADKWCKKIQEVWRKIYHKHQSPSL